A genomic region of Papaver somniferum cultivar HN1 chromosome 7, ASM357369v1, whole genome shotgun sequence contains the following coding sequences:
- the LOC113295889 gene encoding uncharacterized protein LOC113295889: MTGGGEKITTVKEAATQLQVHSDRLLTLEESAKTLTSEFRALSAEMTHVKESLSTIVLFCRRMGIHTDPISETEPDPSGEDAVPPELTAMISQPGKFSRHPKIDFPIFDGNNPRGWIRKCVRYFQLNMVVDAHKVDLASIHLDGRADSWFLDYQEGKPMIEWSHQFSSDICCRFEDIASDNYVGSFNKLSQLTTVEEYFDRYESLKAIMKARNPSLSDDYFTMSFISGLKDEIRHPVQMFKPSTDTDAFYLARMQQASVDFQSNRSRPFSKAFPPSHTTYSSNTHSIRPVLSPLTTPPKPPFTNSKPLVTLPATPTKLEPSLPPINRLTPAQMKVRREKGLCYNCDEFYKHGHICKTQQLFMLVASEDNGSPYSVEELEDDTTSPSTSSLDSPMEISLHALTGLVTQNTIRVPGHLQSRDIFILIDTGSTHNFVDAKLAEQLQLPVSPTGHMLVTVANGDTTISKGIFPKLAWDMQGYDFVSDLRILPLGGCDMVLGVDWLKQLGDVMFSLVELRISFFYQGQHINHQGSSSLPTCNMISGNNFLQFLKDNTPAFIGQFFSISALPLEPIHPSIATIVESFSDVFSPPTSLPPQRELYHKIPLNPNSEHVSQRPYRCPHLQKIAVDQLVQELLDAGFIQESHIPFASPILLIKKKW; this comes from the coding sequence ATGACCGGAGGAGGAGAAAAGATTACTACAGTAAAAGAAGCTGCAACTCAGTTGCAGGTTCATTCAGATCGATTACTTACTTTGGAGGAATCGGCGAAGACCCTTACTTCTGAATTTCGTGCTCTTTCTGCTGAGATGACTCATGTCAAGGAATCACTCTCTACTATTGTTTTGTTTTGTCGACGGATGGGTATTCATACTGATCCAATTTCTGAGACTGAGCCAGATCCGTCCGGTGAAGATGCAGTTCCTCCTGAGCTTACTGCAATGATTTCTCAACCTGGTAAATTCTCTCGTCACCCTAAGATTGACTTTCCTATATTCGATGGAAATAACCCTCGAGGTTGGATTCGTAAATGTGTTAGATATTTTCAGTTGAATATGGTTGTTGATGCTCATAAAGTAGATTTAGCATCCATTCATCTTGATGGTAGAGCTGATTCATGGTTTTTAGACTACCAAGAAGGTAAACCCATGATAGAATGGTCTCATCAATTTTCTTCTGATATTTGTTGTCGTTTTGAAGATATAGCTTCTGATAATTATGTAGGAAGTTTTAACAAATTGTCTCAACTCACAACTGTAGAGGAGTATTTTGATAGATACGAATCCTTAAAAGCCATAATGAAAGCTCGTAATCCAAGTTTATCTGATGATTACTTTACAATGAGTTTTATCAGTGGCCTCAAAGATGAGATCCGCCACCCTGTTCAGATGTTTAAACCTTCTACAGATACAGATGCCTTTTATTTGGCTAGAATGCAACAGGCTTCAGTCGACTTTCAGTCGAATCGTTCTCGACCATTTTCTAAAGCATTTCCACCTTCTCATACAACTTATTCCTCCAACACCCACTCTATCAGACCTGTTTTATCTCCACTTACTACTCCTCCCAAACCACCCTTTACTAATTCTAAGCCACTTGTTACCCTTCCAGCAACACCCACTAAATTGGAACCTTCACTCCCCCCTATAAACCGACTCACTCCAGCTCAGATGAAGGTTCGAAGAGAAAAAGGGTTATGTTACAATTGCGATGAGTTTTATAAACATGGACACATTTGCAAGACTCAGCAGTTATTTATGTTGGTTGCTTCAGAAGACAACGGCTCTCCATATTCAGTTGAAGAGCTCGAAGATGATACTACCTCTCCATCAACATCGTCTTTGGATTCTCCTATGGAGATTTCGCTTCATGCATTGACAGGGTTGGTTACACAGAATACAATTCGAGTTCCTGGTCATTTGCAGTCGCGAGATATCTTCATTCTGATCGATACTGGTAGTACCCACAATTTTGTGGATGCCAAGTTGGCTGAGCAACTACAACTGCCAGTTTCCCCTACTGGTCACATGCTGGTGACAGTGGCTAATGGTGATACTACCATCAGTAAAGGTATATTCCCTAAATTAGCTTGGGATATGCAGGGATACGATTTTGTCAGTGATTTACGCATTTTACCACTGGGAGGTTGCGACATGGTTCTTGGAGTCGATTGGCTAAAGCAGCTTGGTGATGTTATGTTCAGTTTAGTTGAGCTAAGGATTTCCTTCTTTTATCAGGGCCAACACATTAATCATCAGGGAAGCTCTTCTCTACCCACTTGTAATATGATTAGTGGTAATAATTTCTTACAGTTTCTCAAGGACAATACCCCTGCATTTATTGGTCAATTTTTTTCTATATCAGCTCTACCTCTAGAGCCAATTCACCCCAGCATTGCTACAATTGTAGAGTCTTTCTCAGATGTTTTTTCTCCCCCTACATCATTACCACCACAAAGGGAATTATATCACAAAATACCTTTAAATCCCAATTCTGAGCATGTCTCTCAAAGGCCCTATAGATGTCCTCATTTACAAAAAATAGCGGTGGACCAGCTGGTACAAGAGCTGTTAGATGCTGGATTTATACAAGAGAGTCACATCCCTTTTGCATCACCTATtctgttgatcaagaaaaaatgGTGA